A single genomic interval of Chloroflexota bacterium harbors:
- a CDS encoding O-antigen ligase family protein produces the protein MMDDVRTAFGNERFRMIFATAIVLMVTVVLGLACGFLMKSEYWTTAITVVGVGLVILVCLINPLDGLLLWMMLAPFSRFIYLDIRLPGGIPDLSLSRLTIAFLLITLSAQWAVGRRHLKPFLRTDYFMGLFILGVLPAIFISWKPLDLAGRMFFDHFLTPMAAYFIVKNLVTTERDMQRVVNVFMIIGVYLALLVFHEVVTGEPLFWTPGRATTYSRSLQKLVSLLGNPLFLATGMGMAWPFVVHRFLKERLAPIKALYLILGGTLALCIYLCYNRGAYLGLAMGLMVMMVLSSNFRRLFIPLLLVLGILVVIYWGEIALSPVVRERITNVRSVDFRALVWQIGLKMFADSPIVGVGYENFDAYFTRYHYWPPESPVPPSPHNTYLLILATTGLVGFVPWIFVFLSLLYALFGIWLRARRDPHNDVDFLVAGMAALVCFLVAAATADIIYDTLTNLMFYTLAGAMLGYWSWPHAQQQPAAVEPSLSAQLKAAE, from the coding sequence ATGATGGATGATGTGAGGACAGCGTTTGGAAACGAACGCTTTAGAATGATATTCGCAACAGCGATTGTGTTAATGGTTACTGTTGTTTTGGGGTTGGCTTGCGGCTTCCTCATGAAGTCAGAATACTGGACAACCGCTATCACTGTCGTCGGCGTAGGTCTGGTGATCCTCGTTTGTCTCATCAATCCGTTGGATGGGCTGCTCCTGTGGATGATGCTAGCACCCTTCTCTCGCTTTATTTACTTGGATATTCGTCTGCCGGGTGGCATCCCAGATTTGAGCCTTAGTCGGCTGACCATTGCCTTTCTCTTAATTACTTTGTCGGCACAGTGGGCAGTGGGGCGACGTCACTTAAAACCATTCTTAAGAACAGATTATTTCATGGGCTTGTTTATCCTGGGCGTACTGCCTGCTATTTTCATTTCCTGGAAGCCGCTCGACCTAGCCGGGCGCATGTTCTTTGACCATTTCCTTACCCCGATGGCGGCCTACTTCATTGTCAAGAATCTGGTCACGACCGAGCGCGACATGCAGCGGGTGGTCAATGTATTTATGATCATCGGTGTCTACCTGGCGTTGCTCGTCTTCCACGAGGTCGTCACCGGTGAACCGCTTTTCTGGACGCCGGGCCGCGCCACTACCTATTCTCGCAGTTTGCAGAAACTGGTCAGCCTGTTAGGGAACCCCCTTTTCCTGGCTACAGGAATGGGCATGGCTTGGCCATTTGTGGTACATCGTTTTCTGAAGGAGCGCCTGGCTCCGATCAAAGCGCTGTACCTTATCTTGGGAGGTACACTGGCTCTGTGCATCTATCTCTGCTACAATCGCGGCGCCTACTTGGGCCTGGCGATGGGTTTGATGGTGATGATGGTCCTTTCATCTAACTTCAGGCGGTTGTTCATCCCACTGCTCTTGGTGCTGGGCATATTAGTGGTCATCTATTGGGGTGAGATTGCTTTGAGTCCGGTTGTCCGCGAACGGATTACCAATGTGAGATCTGTGGACTTTCGTGCTTTAGTTTGGCAGATAGGCTTGAAGATGTTCGCTGATAGCCCCATCGTTGGGGTGGGTTACGAGAATTTCGATGCGTACTTCACCCGCTATCACTATTGGCCTCCGGAATCCCCGGTTCCACCCAGCCCACACAACACCTACCTGCTCATCCTGGCAACTACGGGTCTAGTTGGTTTCGTTCCATGGATTTTTGTTTTCCTCTCGTTGCTGTATGCTCTTTTTGGTATCTGGCTGCGTGCTCGAAGGGACCCACACAACGATGTAGACTTCCTCGTAGCAGGTATGGCTGCACTGGTCTGTTTTTTGGTGGCAGCCGCAACGGCTGATATCATCTACGATACTCTGACCAACCTCATGTTCTACACGCTCGCTGGAGCGATGTTGGGATATTGGTCTTGGCCCCACGCCCAGCAACAACCAGCAGCGGTCGAACCATCTTTGTCCGCCCAACTGAAGGCTGCAGAATGA